The Halomicrobium zhouii region GCGTTCCGGTCGCGACGGTGCGGGTGGCGTAGACGCCGCCGACGGCGGCGACGGCGACCAGCCCAGTCGCCCCGACGTGGACGAGTTCCAGCCGCCAGGTCGTCGCCGACCGGCCCAGCTGTTCGCCCAGGCCGATGGCCTGCTCGCCGGCGTCCCAGGCCACGACGCTGGCCGCCGTCGCACCGAGGAGGACGGCCGGAGCGGCCGAGCGGAAGAAGCCGGCCAGCAGGACGGTGAGGAACACCGATCCCACGCCGAGTTTGACGAGGGTTCGCGACCCACTGCCGCGGACGGGGACGAGCGCCGCCGCGAGCACCGGCACGCCGAGCATGGCGGGGAGGGACTGTATCGCCGCGCTCGGCCCCGGTGCCCGGCCGAGGAAGGCGACGACGCCGACGAGGCAGCCCACGAATCCGAGGCCGGCCAGCACGAGACTCCACCGTTTCCGTCCCCGACGCCACAAAGTGAAACCGGCCGCGATACCGGCCAGTCCGGCCAGTTCTATCGCCATCCCGGTCCGGACCGCACCGCTGCCGAGCACCAGCGCGACACCACTGGCGACGAGCACGGCGAGGGTCCCGCTCGATGTCGCCGGCCGCCGTCGAACGGGCTGAGCGCTCACTGCTGGGCCCCCATGGCGTCGGTGACCGCGACCGACAGCGGCCGGTCGGGGTCCCAGTCGACGACGCGAACGCCGGCACGGCGGAGCGTTCGGTGGCGGTGGTCGCGTTCGATACGGGCCAGCGTCCGCCCGCCGCCGTCGGCGTCGGTGACGTCCGGCGACAGAACGCTGACGGGCGTCTCCTCCGCTTCGAACCGGCGAACGGTCTCGACGACGTCGTCGTCAAGCAGCGGTGAGAGGACGAGCAACTGGTCGCCGTTCTCGAGCCGGGCCTGGAGGGCCTTCGCCTGGTCCGCCACGGGCGGTGCGTCGTCGGGCGGCCGGGCCCCGAAGGTGGCGTGGTCGGCCAGCCGTTGCTGGACGCGGAGCGCGTGGTTGCGGCCGGTTCCCGGCTCGAGCCAGCAGGGCTCCCGGCCGAAGGCCGCGAGACCGACGTGGTTCCGGTTGTCGACGATGGCTCTGGCGAGTTGGCCGGCGGCGGCGACGGCGTACGAGACGGCGTGGGGATCTCCCTCGGGCGCCCGGTAGGCGACCGGCCGGGCGTCGACGACGAGGATAACGCGGGTCGCCTGCTCCTTCCTGAACTCGATGGTCGTCAGGTCGCCCGTGCTCGCGTAGCGGTTCCAGTCGACCCGGCTGAGCGCGTCGCCACGCCGGTACTCGCGGGTCTGGTGGAACTCGGTGCCGGCGCCGCTGTCGTCGGCGAGGACGCGGCCGACGGCTTCGAGCGTCCGACCACGTAACGGCGCCGCCGGGACGTCGGTCGTACAGTCGACCGTGGTCCCGTCGTCGGCGCCGATCTCTACTTCCC contains the following coding sequences:
- a CDS encoding DUF7519 family protein, which produces MSAQPVRRRPATSSGTLAVLVASGVALVLGSGAVRTGMAIELAGLAGIAAGFTLWRRGRKRWSLVLAGLGFVGCLVGVVAFLGRAPGPSAAIQSLPAMLGVPVLAAALVPVRGSGSRTLVKLGVGSVFLTVLLAGFFRSAAPAVLLGATAASVVAWDAGEQAIGLGEQLGRSATTWRLELVHVGATGLVAVAAVGGVYATRTVATGTPSFAGFTATAVALLLLVVALRP
- a CDS encoding DUF58 domain-containing protein translates to MTDPSPTRRWRGVLAVTLVAGGLALVAKRPALLSSAVVGVVFVAYARVTSPPSPAVELDRRLDEASPSHGDQVDVRTTVTNVGDRTLFDLRIVDGVPPALAVVEGAPRHGTVLRPGESTTLSYTVAARRGRHRFEPATVVARDVGGSWEVEIGADDGTTVDCTTDVPAAPLRGRTLEAVGRVLADDSGAGTEFHQTREYRRGDALSRVDWNRYASTGDLTTIEFRKEQATRVILVVDARPVAYRAPEGDPHAVSYAVAAAGQLARAIVDNRNHVGLAAFGREPCWLEPGTGRNHALRVQQRLADHATFGARPPDDAPPVADQAKALQARLENGDQLLVLSPLLDDDVVETVRRFEAEETPVSVLSPDVTDADGGGRTLARIERDHRHRTLRRAGVRVVDWDPDRPLSVAVTDAMGAQQ